The following coding sequences lie in one Monomorium pharaonis isolate MP-MQ-018 chromosome 1, ASM1337386v2, whole genome shotgun sequence genomic window:
- the LOC105828305 gene encoding kinesin-like protein Klp10A isoform X4, whose product MDWLSLCVCGTKRNDGKIKKDGKRKKGKKSKNNFKRKGSCQAPPFIVEEFLRQSQDEQPKETAEKEWMNGEIINCFDNRGKDQISSTDQTSPSKVNGSPPCRIDDHGNFEESPGSSEKNASESARESRGVDYYYDDEVLHSRSASSIADEDERQIKDTLDEKEHDEATDLDEFVPRAVSIGELEDSSWTLEIADRQDAAPKHSIDRKCGERISSRINFSDEKHVKSKARPAPRKGTRNTLPPIKGRARVEALDNEEVQTRGETNRFGFKRTVASHGNEIRRKLNSCSFEVRPFEDEEQGRKVKTPRGEGSMIPRLASPMRREVNSLKNDNDKSEIVQNGRVHSAVVSGINLEQHTVTVEWFERGETKGKEVEIDAILALNRDLNQKMGPRVGSDSICALPQVMNNHMLASSRAREPDSSAEEDEGVEESENQEEGSLGRHGGHTTRNGLASATLPVRVTSRLSHSTRPSIPVKAGSNRQFQVSRQTGRPTNIMSSTTSVNGHESVSGLTGRRELENIPPTPTTTVTQCLMTPVQNRQQKQAQQQQQLQQQQQTQVENGRGRRSNVVKEVEKLKKNREERRQRQAELKEEKEALMNLDPGNPNWEFLAMIREYQNSIEFRPLRETDAVEDHQITVCVRKRPLNKKEHARKEIDVISVPSKDQMVVHEPKSKVDLTKYLENQIFRFDYAFDETCNNEIVYKYTAKPLVQTIFEGGMATCFAYGQTGSGKTHTMGGDFNGKTQDCKKGIYAMVAKDVFKCLKLAKYRPLNLVISASFFEIYSGKVFDLLADKEKLRVLEDGKQQVQIVGLTEKVVETCDEVLKLIQHGNSARTSGQTSANSNSSRSHAVFQIIARIPGTHKVHGKFSLIDLAGNERGADTSSANRQTRMEGAEINKSLLALKECIRALSRKGTHLPFRASKLTQVLRDSFIGEKSKTCMIAMISPGMSSCEHSLNTLRYADRVKELAATDPTEIKTSPTDDDRDMKIEEQGNNSVLSDSDLAQLRSLNEGELSQDLYTFHEAVSALQLLEEEVLDTHKLVMDNTTKFLNDAHSVFSATHEVDYDQEDLRRKRTKFESPYLRSFSLRRRLIERKLFSDAYAQKWEQLLVQQRDILNAALDQVSQFRGQLLQEEQISQKMTRTRNITTRYN is encoded by the exons ATGGATTGGTTATCTCTTTGCGTCTGTGGTACAAAGCGCAACGATGGGAAGATCAAGAAGGACGGGAAGCGCAAAAAGGGcaagaaatctaaaaataatttcaagcgTAAAGGATCTTGCCAAGCGCCGCCGTTCATCGTCGAAGAGTTCTTGCGCCAATCGCAGGACGAACAGCCGAAAGAAACCGCGGAGAAGGAATGGATGAACGGAGAGATTATTAATTGCTTCGATAATCGCGGGAAGGATCAGATCAGCTCTACTGATCAAACCAGTCCATCGAAAGTCAACGGCTCACCGCCTTGTCGAATCGATGACCACGGGAACTTCGAGGAGTCTCCCGGGAGTTCGGAAAAAAACGCGAGCGAATCCGCTCGAGAATCACGTGGCGTCGATTATTATTACGACGACGAGGTGCTGCATTCGAGATCCGCATCGAGCATCGCGGACGAAGACGAGAGGCAAATCAAGGACACTTTGGATGAGAAGGAACACGACGAAGCGACGGATCTCGATGAATTCGTTCCGAGAGCGGTGTCAATCGGGGAGCTCGAAGATTCGTCCTGGACGTTGGAAATCGCGGATAGACAGGACGCAGCTCCGAAACACAGCATTGATAGAAAATGCGGCGAAAGGATTTCGTCTAGGATTAATTTTTCCGACGAGAAACACGTAAAGTCGAAGGCTAGACCCGCCCCGAGGAAAGGGACCAGGAATACTCTTCCGCCGATCAAAGGGAGAGCTCGCGTTGAGGCCCTGGATAATGAGGAAGTGCAAACCCGCGGTGAGACGAATAGATTTGGATTTAAGAGAACCGTGGCGTCACACGGGAACGAGATTCGACGGAAATTGAACTCGTGCAGCTTCGAGGTTCGGCCGTTCGAGGATGAAGAACAAGGCAGGAAAGTGAAGACTCCGAGGGGCGAGGGATCTATGATACCCAGGCTTGCATCCCCCATGCGACGAGAAGTGAATTCGCTGAAAAACGACAACGATAAATCAGAAATCGTGCAAAACG GTCGCGTACACTCGGCAGTCGTCTCCGGTATTAATTTAGAGCAGCACACCGTAACTGTAGAATGGTTCGAGAGAGGAGAGACCAAAGGCAAAGAG gtgGAAATCGACGCCATTCTCGCCTTGAATCGCGATTTGAACCAAAAGATGGGACCACGAGTGGGATCCGATAGCATATGTGCGCTACCGCAGGTGATGAACAACCACATGTTGGCATCTTCGAGAGCGAGG GAGCCGGACTCCTCGGCTGAGGAGGACGAGGGGGTCGAAGAGTCGGAGAACCAAGAGGAGGGCTCCCTCGGACGCCATGGTGGTCACACCACGAGAAACGGCCTCGCATCCGCAACGCTTCCTGTACGAGTCACATCTCGTCTCTCG cACTCCACCAGGCCGTCTATTCCAGTGAAAG CTGGTTCGAATAGGCAATTTCAAGTTTCACGACAAACCGGTCGCCCGACGAACATAATGTCATCAACCACGTCGGTGAACGGTCACGAATCGGTTTCCGGCCTCACCGGACGTCGGGAACTCGAGAATATACCGCCGACGCCGACGACGACCGTCACGCAATGCCTGATGACCCCGGTGCAGAATAGACAGCAGAAACAAGcgcagcaacaacagcagctgcagcagcaacagcaaacTCAGGTAGAGAACGGTCGGGGTAGACGATCTAATGTTGTCAAGGAGGTCGAGAAACTGAAGAAGAACAGGGAGGAGAGGAGGCAACGACAAGCGGAATTGAAGGAAGAAAAGGAAGCATTGATGAATCTGGATCCAGGCAACCCGAATTGGGAGTTTCTTGCTATGATAAG gGAATATCAAAACAGTATAGAATTCAGGCCGTTGCGAGAGACTGATGCTGTGGAAGATCATCAAATCACTGTATGCGTGAGAAAACGTCCACTTAACAAAAAAGAGCACGCGCGCAAGGAGATCGATGTGATTAGCGTGCCTAGCAAGGATCAGATGGTGGTGCACGAGCCTAAGTCTAAAGTTGATCTTACcaaatatcttgaaaatcAGATCTTCAGATTTGATTATGCGTTCGACGAGACGTGTAACAACGAGATAGTCTATAAGTACACGGCCAAGCCACTGGTACAGACAATCTTCGAGGGTGGCATGGCTACGTGCTTCGCGTACGGTCAGACCGGCAGCGGCAAGACTCATACAATGGGTGGCGATTTCAACGGCAAAACGCAGGACTGCAAGAAGGGCATCTATGCCATGGTTGCCAAAGACGTGTTCAAATGCCTCAAATTGGCCAAGTATCGGCCTCTAAATCTGGTCATTTCCGCCAGCTTTTTCGAGATTTACTCCGGCAAAGTGTTCGATCTTTTGGCGGACAAGGAGAAATTAAGAGTTCTAGAGGACGGCAAACAGCAG GTGCAGATAGTTGGATTGACGGAAAAAGTTGTGGAGACTTGCGACGAAGTATTAAAGCTAATACAGCACGGGAACAGCGCCAGAACGAGTGGTCAGACAAGTGCTAATTCTAATTCTTCAAGATCACATGcagtattccaaataataGCGCGCATCCCGGGTACACACAAGGTGCACGGAAAGTTTTCACTCATCGATCTTGCTGGTAATGAAAGGGGTGCCGATACGTCATCCGCTAATAGGCAAACTC gaATGGAAGGTGCTGAGATCAATAAATCCCTATTAGCGTTAAAAGAATGTATACGCGCATTAAGTCGTAAGGGTACGCATTTGCCTTTTAGAGCGAGCAAGCTGACTCAAGTGTTAAGAGATAGTTTTATCGGTGAAAAATCAAAAACGTGCATG atAGCAATGATCAGTCCTGGGATGAGTTCCTGTGAGCATTCCCTAAATACGTTGAGATACGCGGATCGAGTGAAAGAATTGGCAGCGACCGATCCTACGGAAATAAAAACTTCACCAACGGACGACGATCGAGATATGAAGATTGAGGAACAGGGAAACAACAGCGTGTTATCAGATAGTGATTTAGCGCAGCTTCGATCTCTCAAT GAAGGTGAGCTTTCGCAAGATTTATACACTTTTCACGAGGCAGTATCAGCTTTGCAATTGCTCGAAGAAGAAGTGTTGGATACGCACAAATTAGTTATGGATAATACAACTAAATTCCTTAACGACGCGCACAGTGTATTCAGCGCGACCCACGAAGTGGATTATGATCAAGAAG ATTTGAGGCGGAAAAGAACAAAGTTTGAGTCACCCTACCTGAGGAGTTTCTCGTTACGTAGACGTCTTATAGAGAGAAAACTATTTTCCGACG CATATGCCCAAAAGTGGGAGCAGCTGTTAGTACAGCAACGTGACATTCTGAACGCTGCGCTCGACCAAGTTAGCCAGTTCCGCGGGCAGCTGTTGCAGGAAGAACAAATCAGCCAGAAGATGACCCGAACACGCAACATCACAACGCGGTACAATTAA
- the LOC105828305 gene encoding kinesin-like protein Klp10A isoform X9 — translation MTMDHGTCKFDVGCSINIQRTDGRVHSAVVSGINLEQHTVTVEWFERGETKGKEVEIDAILALNRDLNQKMGPRVGSDSICALPQVMNNHMLASSRAREPDSSAEEDEGVEESENQEEGSLGRHGGHTTRNGLASATLPVRVTSRLSHSTRPSIPVKAGSNRQFQVSRQTGRPTNIMSSTTSVNGHESVSGLTGRRELENIPPTPTTTVTQCLMTPVQNRQQKQAQQQQQLQQQQQTQVENGRGRRSNVVKEVEKLKKNREERRQRQAELKEEKEALMNLDPGNPNWEFLAMIREYQNSIEFRPLRETDAVEDHQITVCVRKRPLNKKEHARKEIDVISVPSKDQMVVHEPKSKVDLTKYLENQIFRFDYAFDETCNNEIVYKYTAKPLVQTIFEGGMATCFAYGQTGSGKTHTMGGDFNGKTQDCKKGIYAMVAKDVFKCLKLAKYRPLNLVISASFFEIYSGKVFDLLADKEKLRVLEDGKQQVQIVGLTEKVVETCDEVLKLIQHGNSARTSGQTSANSNSSRSHAVFQIIARIPGTHKVHGKFSLIDLAGNERGADTSSANRQTRMEGAEINKSLLALKECIRALSRKGTHLPFRASKLTQVLRDSFIGEKSKTCMIAMISPGMSSCEHSLNTLRYADRVKELAATDPTEIKTSPTDDDRDMKIEEQGNNSVLSDSDLAQLRSLNEGELSQDLYTFHEAVSALQLLEEEVLDTHKLVMDNTTKFLNDAHSVFSATHEVDYDQEAYAQKWEQLLVQQRDILNAALDQVSQFRGQLLQEEQISQKMTRTRNITTRYN, via the exons GTCGCGTACACTCGGCAGTCGTCTCCGGTATTAATTTAGAGCAGCACACCGTAACTGTAGAATGGTTCGAGAGAGGAGAGACCAAAGGCAAAGAG gtgGAAATCGACGCCATTCTCGCCTTGAATCGCGATTTGAACCAAAAGATGGGACCACGAGTGGGATCCGATAGCATATGTGCGCTACCGCAGGTGATGAACAACCACATGTTGGCATCTTCGAGAGCGAGG GAGCCGGACTCCTCGGCTGAGGAGGACGAGGGGGTCGAAGAGTCGGAGAACCAAGAGGAGGGCTCCCTCGGACGCCATGGTGGTCACACCACGAGAAACGGCCTCGCATCCGCAACGCTTCCTGTACGAGTCACATCTCGTCTCTCG cACTCCACCAGGCCGTCTATTCCAGTGAAAG CTGGTTCGAATAGGCAATTTCAAGTTTCACGACAAACCGGTCGCCCGACGAACATAATGTCATCAACCACGTCGGTGAACGGTCACGAATCGGTTTCCGGCCTCACCGGACGTCGGGAACTCGAGAATATACCGCCGACGCCGACGACGACCGTCACGCAATGCCTGATGACCCCGGTGCAGAATAGACAGCAGAAACAAGcgcagcaacaacagcagctgcagcagcaacagcaaacTCAGGTAGAGAACGGTCGGGGTAGACGATCTAATGTTGTCAAGGAGGTCGAGAAACTGAAGAAGAACAGGGAGGAGAGGAGGCAACGACAAGCGGAATTGAAGGAAGAAAAGGAAGCATTGATGAATCTGGATCCAGGCAACCCGAATTGGGAGTTTCTTGCTATGATAAG gGAATATCAAAACAGTATAGAATTCAGGCCGTTGCGAGAGACTGATGCTGTGGAAGATCATCAAATCACTGTATGCGTGAGAAAACGTCCACTTAACAAAAAAGAGCACGCGCGCAAGGAGATCGATGTGATTAGCGTGCCTAGCAAGGATCAGATGGTGGTGCACGAGCCTAAGTCTAAAGTTGATCTTACcaaatatcttgaaaatcAGATCTTCAGATTTGATTATGCGTTCGACGAGACGTGTAACAACGAGATAGTCTATAAGTACACGGCCAAGCCACTGGTACAGACAATCTTCGAGGGTGGCATGGCTACGTGCTTCGCGTACGGTCAGACCGGCAGCGGCAAGACTCATACAATGGGTGGCGATTTCAACGGCAAAACGCAGGACTGCAAGAAGGGCATCTATGCCATGGTTGCCAAAGACGTGTTCAAATGCCTCAAATTGGCCAAGTATCGGCCTCTAAATCTGGTCATTTCCGCCAGCTTTTTCGAGATTTACTCCGGCAAAGTGTTCGATCTTTTGGCGGACAAGGAGAAATTAAGAGTTCTAGAGGACGGCAAACAGCAG GTGCAGATAGTTGGATTGACGGAAAAAGTTGTGGAGACTTGCGACGAAGTATTAAAGCTAATACAGCACGGGAACAGCGCCAGAACGAGTGGTCAGACAAGTGCTAATTCTAATTCTTCAAGATCACATGcagtattccaaataataGCGCGCATCCCGGGTACACACAAGGTGCACGGAAAGTTTTCACTCATCGATCTTGCTGGTAATGAAAGGGGTGCCGATACGTCATCCGCTAATAGGCAAACTC gaATGGAAGGTGCTGAGATCAATAAATCCCTATTAGCGTTAAAAGAATGTATACGCGCATTAAGTCGTAAGGGTACGCATTTGCCTTTTAGAGCGAGCAAGCTGACTCAAGTGTTAAGAGATAGTTTTATCGGTGAAAAATCAAAAACGTGCATG atAGCAATGATCAGTCCTGGGATGAGTTCCTGTGAGCATTCCCTAAATACGTTGAGATACGCGGATCGAGTGAAAGAATTGGCAGCGACCGATCCTACGGAAATAAAAACTTCACCAACGGACGACGATCGAGATATGAAGATTGAGGAACAGGGAAACAACAGCGTGTTATCAGATAGTGATTTAGCGCAGCTTCGATCTCTCAAT GAAGGTGAGCTTTCGCAAGATTTATACACTTTTCACGAGGCAGTATCAGCTTTGCAATTGCTCGAAGAAGAAGTGTTGGATACGCACAAATTAGTTATGGATAATACAACTAAATTCCTTAACGACGCGCACAGTGTATTCAGCGCGACCCACGAAGTGGATTATGATCAAGAAG CATATGCCCAAAAGTGGGAGCAGCTGTTAGTACAGCAACGTGACATTCTGAACGCTGCGCTCGACCAAGTTAGCCAGTTCCGCGGGCAGCTGTTGCAGGAAGAACAAATCAGCCAGAAGATGACCCGAACACGCAACATCACAACGCGGTACAATTAA
- the LOC105828305 gene encoding kinesin-like protein KIF2A isoform X6, protein MDWLSLCVCGTKRNDGKIKKDGKRKKGKKSKNNFKRKGSCQAPPFIVEEFLRQSQDEQPKETAEKEWMNGEIINCFDNRGKDQISSTDQTSPSKVNGSPPCRIDDHGNFEESPGSSEKNASESARESRGVDYYYDDEVLHSRSASSIADEDERQIKDTLDEKEHDEATDLDEFVPRAVSIGELEDSSWTLEIADRQDAAPKHSIDRKCGERISSRINFSDEKHVKSKARPAPRKGTRNTLPPIKGRARVEALDNEEVQTRGETNRFGFKRTVASHGNEIRRKLNSCSFEVRPFEDEEQGRKVKTPRGEGSMIPRLASPMRREVNSLKNDNDKSEIVQNGRVHSAVVSGINLEQHTVTVEWFERGETKGKEVEIDAILALNRDLNQKMGPRVGSDSICALPQVMNNHMLASSRAREPDSSAEEDEGVEESENQEEGSLGRHGGHTTRNGLASATLPVRVTSRLSHSTRPSIPVKAGSNRQFQVSRQTGRPTNIMSSTTSVNGHESVSGLTGRRELENIPPTPTTTVTQCLMTPVQNRQQKQAQQQQQLQQQQQTQVENGRGRRSNVVKEVEKLKKNREERRQRQAELKEEKEALMNLDPGNPNWEFLAMIREYQNSIEFRPLRETDAVEDHQITVCVRKRPLNKKEHARKEIDVISVPSKDQMVVHEPKSKVDLTKYLENQIFRFDYAFDETCNNEIVYKYTAKPLVQTIFEGGMATCFAYGQTGSGKTHTMGGDFNGKTQDCKKGIYAMVAKDVFKCLKLAKYRPLNLVISASFFEIYSGKVFDLLADKEKLRVLEDGKQQVQIVGLTEKVVETCDEVLKLIQHGNSARTSGQTSANSNSSRSHAVFQIIARIPGTHKVHGKFSLIDLAGNERGADTSSANRQTRMEGAEINKSLLALKECIRALSRKGTHLPFRASKLTQVLRDSFIGEKSKTCMIAMISPGMSSCEHSLNTLRYADRVKELAATDPTEIKTSPTDDDRDMKIEEQGNNSVLSDSDLAQLRSLNEGELSQDLYTFHEAVSALQLLEEEVLDTHKLVMDNTTKFLNDAHSVFSATHEVDYDQEAYAQKWEQLLVQQRDILNAALDQVSQFRGQLLQEEQISQKMTRTRNITTRYN, encoded by the exons ATGGATTGGTTATCTCTTTGCGTCTGTGGTACAAAGCGCAACGATGGGAAGATCAAGAAGGACGGGAAGCGCAAAAAGGGcaagaaatctaaaaataatttcaagcgTAAAGGATCTTGCCAAGCGCCGCCGTTCATCGTCGAAGAGTTCTTGCGCCAATCGCAGGACGAACAGCCGAAAGAAACCGCGGAGAAGGAATGGATGAACGGAGAGATTATTAATTGCTTCGATAATCGCGGGAAGGATCAGATCAGCTCTACTGATCAAACCAGTCCATCGAAAGTCAACGGCTCACCGCCTTGTCGAATCGATGACCACGGGAACTTCGAGGAGTCTCCCGGGAGTTCGGAAAAAAACGCGAGCGAATCCGCTCGAGAATCACGTGGCGTCGATTATTATTACGACGACGAGGTGCTGCATTCGAGATCCGCATCGAGCATCGCGGACGAAGACGAGAGGCAAATCAAGGACACTTTGGATGAGAAGGAACACGACGAAGCGACGGATCTCGATGAATTCGTTCCGAGAGCGGTGTCAATCGGGGAGCTCGAAGATTCGTCCTGGACGTTGGAAATCGCGGATAGACAGGACGCAGCTCCGAAACACAGCATTGATAGAAAATGCGGCGAAAGGATTTCGTCTAGGATTAATTTTTCCGACGAGAAACACGTAAAGTCGAAGGCTAGACCCGCCCCGAGGAAAGGGACCAGGAATACTCTTCCGCCGATCAAAGGGAGAGCTCGCGTTGAGGCCCTGGATAATGAGGAAGTGCAAACCCGCGGTGAGACGAATAGATTTGGATTTAAGAGAACCGTGGCGTCACACGGGAACGAGATTCGACGGAAATTGAACTCGTGCAGCTTCGAGGTTCGGCCGTTCGAGGATGAAGAACAAGGCAGGAAAGTGAAGACTCCGAGGGGCGAGGGATCTATGATACCCAGGCTTGCATCCCCCATGCGACGAGAAGTGAATTCGCTGAAAAACGACAACGATAAATCAGAAATCGTGCAAAACG GTCGCGTACACTCGGCAGTCGTCTCCGGTATTAATTTAGAGCAGCACACCGTAACTGTAGAATGGTTCGAGAGAGGAGAGACCAAAGGCAAAGAG gtgGAAATCGACGCCATTCTCGCCTTGAATCGCGATTTGAACCAAAAGATGGGACCACGAGTGGGATCCGATAGCATATGTGCGCTACCGCAGGTGATGAACAACCACATGTTGGCATCTTCGAGAGCGAGG GAGCCGGACTCCTCGGCTGAGGAGGACGAGGGGGTCGAAGAGTCGGAGAACCAAGAGGAGGGCTCCCTCGGACGCCATGGTGGTCACACCACGAGAAACGGCCTCGCATCCGCAACGCTTCCTGTACGAGTCACATCTCGTCTCTCG cACTCCACCAGGCCGTCTATTCCAGTGAAAG CTGGTTCGAATAGGCAATTTCAAGTTTCACGACAAACCGGTCGCCCGACGAACATAATGTCATCAACCACGTCGGTGAACGGTCACGAATCGGTTTCCGGCCTCACCGGACGTCGGGAACTCGAGAATATACCGCCGACGCCGACGACGACCGTCACGCAATGCCTGATGACCCCGGTGCAGAATAGACAGCAGAAACAAGcgcagcaacaacagcagctgcagcagcaacagcaaacTCAGGTAGAGAACGGTCGGGGTAGACGATCTAATGTTGTCAAGGAGGTCGAGAAACTGAAGAAGAACAGGGAGGAGAGGAGGCAACGACAAGCGGAATTGAAGGAAGAAAAGGAAGCATTGATGAATCTGGATCCAGGCAACCCGAATTGGGAGTTTCTTGCTATGATAAG gGAATATCAAAACAGTATAGAATTCAGGCCGTTGCGAGAGACTGATGCTGTGGAAGATCATCAAATCACTGTATGCGTGAGAAAACGTCCACTTAACAAAAAAGAGCACGCGCGCAAGGAGATCGATGTGATTAGCGTGCCTAGCAAGGATCAGATGGTGGTGCACGAGCCTAAGTCTAAAGTTGATCTTACcaaatatcttgaaaatcAGATCTTCAGATTTGATTATGCGTTCGACGAGACGTGTAACAACGAGATAGTCTATAAGTACACGGCCAAGCCACTGGTACAGACAATCTTCGAGGGTGGCATGGCTACGTGCTTCGCGTACGGTCAGACCGGCAGCGGCAAGACTCATACAATGGGTGGCGATTTCAACGGCAAAACGCAGGACTGCAAGAAGGGCATCTATGCCATGGTTGCCAAAGACGTGTTCAAATGCCTCAAATTGGCCAAGTATCGGCCTCTAAATCTGGTCATTTCCGCCAGCTTTTTCGAGATTTACTCCGGCAAAGTGTTCGATCTTTTGGCGGACAAGGAGAAATTAAGAGTTCTAGAGGACGGCAAACAGCAG GTGCAGATAGTTGGATTGACGGAAAAAGTTGTGGAGACTTGCGACGAAGTATTAAAGCTAATACAGCACGGGAACAGCGCCAGAACGAGTGGTCAGACAAGTGCTAATTCTAATTCTTCAAGATCACATGcagtattccaaataataGCGCGCATCCCGGGTACACACAAGGTGCACGGAAAGTTTTCACTCATCGATCTTGCTGGTAATGAAAGGGGTGCCGATACGTCATCCGCTAATAGGCAAACTC gaATGGAAGGTGCTGAGATCAATAAATCCCTATTAGCGTTAAAAGAATGTATACGCGCATTAAGTCGTAAGGGTACGCATTTGCCTTTTAGAGCGAGCAAGCTGACTCAAGTGTTAAGAGATAGTTTTATCGGTGAAAAATCAAAAACGTGCATG atAGCAATGATCAGTCCTGGGATGAGTTCCTGTGAGCATTCCCTAAATACGTTGAGATACGCGGATCGAGTGAAAGAATTGGCAGCGACCGATCCTACGGAAATAAAAACTTCACCAACGGACGACGATCGAGATATGAAGATTGAGGAACAGGGAAACAACAGCGTGTTATCAGATAGTGATTTAGCGCAGCTTCGATCTCTCAAT GAAGGTGAGCTTTCGCAAGATTTATACACTTTTCACGAGGCAGTATCAGCTTTGCAATTGCTCGAAGAAGAAGTGTTGGATACGCACAAATTAGTTATGGATAATACAACTAAATTCCTTAACGACGCGCACAGTGTATTCAGCGCGACCCACGAAGTGGATTATGATCAAGAAG CATATGCCCAAAAGTGGGAGCAGCTGTTAGTACAGCAACGTGACATTCTGAACGCTGCGCTCGACCAAGTTAGCCAGTTCCGCGGGCAGCTGTTGCAGGAAGAACAAATCAGCCAGAAGATGACCCGAACACGCAACATCACAACGCGGTACAATTAA